AGCATCAAAGTGTCATTAACATTTGTCCACCATAGCTTGTCCAGATTAATGGCCGCTTTCCATCGCTCGGCATATTGGTCAAATGAAACGGCATAAACCTCAACATCATGATTTTTATACTGCTCATAAATATTTTTGAGTTCAAGATTGGCTTTTCGGCTTGGTGCATCTATGGGCGACCAGAAATAAACCAGGGTATATTTATGCTTTAGAGAGCGAAGCGATACAGGTTTACCATGAAGGCCCGGTAGGTTTAATTCAGGCGATATCTGGCCAATCTGCATGCTTTTTCTGGCGTCTCTTTCTGTTTTCAGGCTTATTCTGAGGCTTTTGATTCTGCGATGATTGGCTATAACATGAGGGTTGTCGGCAAAATGGCTCATCAGGGCTGAATCAGTATAAAAAAACCAACTGGAGTCAATGGTTTCGTCAAAAAGATATACCTGCTGAATTTTGCTATTCATTACCAGTAGCTGCGACAGTGCTGAAGGGTGTTTTACGACAAAGTCAACGGCTTCTTGTTTGGCCATTTGCATCATTTTTGCATATGCGGCATCTGTTTCTGCTTTAATTTCAGTATAGTTATCCATGTCGCGGGCAAGAATCAATTCAGTGCCCAGTGAATCGGCATATGCTTCGCAATTCGTTATCATTTGCCTGAACGTGAAAAATAACCCGGCTTCTTTCCCGCCGGTTACCCAAACAGAGTCCTGACGGATGCTGATATTGATATTGTCGCCCGGGAAAATAACAAGTGGTGCAACAAGTCTGGTTTTTTTCGAAAGGTGGAATATGCCGGGGTGTTCGGGCTTAAACCTGAAGGTGAACTTCCCTTTGTTATCCGGTACGACTGAATCTATTTTATTAAAAGCAGAAGTGTCGACGCTAATAAGAAAAAATGGTTCACTGCCTGATGGTGACAGAGAACCATTGATTGTTGAAAATGCAGCATGATTTCGGTCTCCGCATTCTGAAAAAAACAGAAGGGAGAGTATAACGCTAAAGCAAAAGTAAAATCTGAAACGCTTCATAGTTTTTATGAACGTTTTATTAACCAAAAGATTTTAATCTTAAAGTTGCTAAAGCGATTTTACAGGGAAACCTCCCGAAGTAGTTCGCTTATAATACGGGTCATTAAAGGTTCGGCTTTGCTGGCGGCATCAATTACAATTTTATGCGACACTTCTACTATTTTACCCGGAACCCCTAAGTCAGAAATTACAGAAACAGCAAAAACAGGAATGTTCATGTGTCGGGCCGCAATAACTTCAGGCACGGTTGACATACCAACTGCATCTGCACCTATCACATGAATGTAGCGGTATTCGGCCGGAGTTTCAAATGTAGGTCCCGTAACAGCAGCATACACACCAGTGCGGAAGGGAATCTGATTCCGGCTGGCAATGTCAGATGCTTTATCCAGAATAGTGCGATCATAGGCTTCACTCATATCAGGGAAACGGGGGCCCAGTTCATCATAATTCTTACCAATGAGTGGGTTTGTCCCCATCAGGTTGATGTGATCTGTAATGAACATGATATCACCTACTTCAAAGCCGGGGTTGAGTCCGCCACTGGCATTTGAAACGAATAGAATTTTTATACCCAAAGCTTTCATTACTCTAATTGGGAAAACAATTTCCTGCATTGTCCAGCCTTCATAAAAATGAAAACGTCCCTGCATGGCAACAATTCTTTTCCCGCCAAGGGTTCCAAAAATTAATTGGCCTTTATGTCCTTCAACTGTTGATACCGGGAAATTGGGGATTTCACTGTAGGGAATTTCCTTTTCAGTAATGATTTCACGGGTAAGTCCTCCTAATCCGGTTCCTAAAATAATACCCGCTTCGGGGGCTTCTTTTACAAATTGGTTGATATAATCAACGCTTTCTTTAATTTTTGTTAACATAAGTTCTTATTTGTTCGTCAAATTGGCTTTTATCACCTCCATGAAAATCAACCTCTATCGGAAGATAATGGACTGGCATTTGAATTGCTTTTTCCATTAATTCATCTGTAATCAACCTCATAGCATCTTTTTCAGTGGTAATTAAGAGCTTATTCCGGCTGTAAAGATCGTCAAAATTTCTTTTGATTACCTCCAGATCTGACAATGTGTATTGATGATGATCAGGAAACAGCATGGTGGTTAGCTCATTACAGTGCTTTCTGAGCTGATCCTGAAGTGGATACGGATTAGCAATGCCGGCAAATAAAAGTATGTGACTGTATTTTTTTTCAGGCAAGAATTTGAAATCAGCTTTCCACAGAGCATGTATCTGTCCGTATTTTATATATGAAAAGTAAACTTTCTGATGCGGTTTAAGTTTCAGGTCGTTCACAATTTTACGTCTTACAAATGGTGATAATACTTTAGGGGTTTTTGTAATAATCACAATGTCAGCTCTTGCAGCACCGCGGATAGGCTCGCGCAAGGTGCCCGAGGGTATCAGATAATCATTGTAATAAAGTTTATGGTAGTCAGTGAGTAGTATGGAAAGCCCTGGTTTTACATAGCGATGCTGAAATGCATCATCAAGTAAAAGAGCACGGATAGAAGGATTATTTGAAAGAATATTTTTTATTCCCCGCCGCCGGTTCTCGTCAACAAAAACGCTAATGTTGCTGAATTTCTTATAATATTGCATTGGTTCATCGCCAATGCTCAATGCGTCGTCTTTTTCACTGGCTGCTATAAACCCTTTGGTTTTTCTCCCATATCCCCGGCTAAGGGTGCAAAGTGTTGTTTCAGGCGAAAGCAACCGGATGAGGTACTCAACGTGTGGCGTTTTTCCTGTTCCGCCTGCTGAAAGGTTGCCAACTGAAATTATTTTTAATGGAAATTGCTCTGAAGGTAAAATTTTCAGTTCAAACAACAGGTTTCGTATGCTTATGACAAGGCCATACAGCAATGAAAAGGGGAGTACCAAAAGTCTGAGAAATTCCACGGTTTAAAAGTATTAAACTTATAAGAGTCTGCAAATAGTTTTACATATTATTTATGTTAAATATTTTATCGCAAAACCAGCAATTATATTATCCCATCTGCTGTTTTATTGATCTCTTTTGCCAATGAAATCGAAGAATCGGGAGAATAATTTACTGTCATGAAATTGTGTCATGTTGTGTTTTTTTGACTGGTAATGGCATTTTTTTTACTTGAAGTGTTTTTTTTTAATTAATTTGAATTAGTTTTACACATGTGTTGTAATTCAGGCTATGCTGATAAAAGATATTATTAAAGTTATTGAATTTACTGCCCCACTGCAGTTACAGGAATCTTATGATAATTCAGGGTTATTAACTGGTCATCCTTTGAATGAGGCTAATGGGGCGTTGATAACACTTGATGTGACGGAAGCCGTCATTGACGAAGCAATCGGCAAAGGCCTGAATTTGATCATCGCACATCATCCCGTTATATTTAAGGCACTCAAAAGAATTAACGGAAACAATGAGGTGGAAAGGTGTGTGATAAAGGCAATCCGTCATGATATTGCTCTTTATGCAGCTCATACAAATCTTGACAATGTGTCTCAGGGCGTAAATGCCATGCTCTGCAGTAAGCTTGGAATTGGCAAAACTAAAATATTAAGTCCTGTTCAGGGTGTTCTCAGGAAACTTGTTGTTTTTGTACCTGAAAACTATGCTAACCAGGTTAGGCAGGCAATGTTTGATGCAGGGGCAGGGCAAATTGGGAATTATGATTCATGCAGCTTTAACCTTTCAGGTGATGGCACATTCAGGGCGGGTGAGGGCACTTTGCCTTTTGTGGGTGAAAAGGGGGTGCTGCATACTGAAAAAGAAACCAGAATTGAAACCATAATTCCATCCTATCTTGAATCAAAGGTTATGAACGCTGTTTTTTCAGCTCATCCATATGAAGAGGTGGCATGGGATTCTTATGCTTTGACAAATCAGGCGCCGGTTTTTGGAGCCGGAATGATTGGTTTGCTCGAAAAGGAAATGCATGAAACCGAATTTCTTAATAAGGTAAAGGATATTTTAGGTTCAGCTTGTATTAAATATTCACCATTGACCGGTAAAAAAGTGCGCAAGATCGCGGTTTGTGGAGGCTCGGGCAACTTTTTAATTGCCGATGCCATGCGCACTGGAGCTGATGTATTTCTTACCGGAGAGCTCAAATATCATGATTATTTTCTGGCTGAAGGAAAAATTTTACTGGTAGAGGCAGGTCATTTTGAAACAGAACAATTTACGAAAGAATTATTATATCAGGTTGTTAAAGAAAAATTTCCTACCTTTGCACTCCAAATTTCAAGCATCAATACCAATCCGGTTAACTGTCTGTAAATTAACTACATAAATCAGAATCAATATGGCAAAAACACCATCGAAAGCAAAAGCTGCCCCTGTCGAGGAAGGAACTCAGGTGCAGGATTCAGAAGTAAAAAGTGTTATTTCTGCGCATGTTTCGCTCGCTCACTCTGATGGTGATGAAACAGAAATTTCAATTGAAAAGAAGTTGATTGCATTGTACAGCCTGCAACAAATTGACAGGCAAATCGATAAAATCAGGATTATCAGAGGCGAGCTTCCTCTTGAAGTTGAGGATCTTGAAGATGATATTGCTGGTTTGGAAACCCGCATTGACAACTACATTCTTGAAATTGAAAATCTGAAAGATCAGGTAAAGGAAAAGGAACTTCAAATCAAGGACAGCCTTAGCCAAATTAAGCGTTATGAGGAGCAGCAGATGAATGTTCGCAATAACCGCGAATATGATTCACTTTCAAAAGAAATTGAATTTCAAAATCTGGAAATTGCTCTTGCCGAAAAGCGTATCAAAGAATTTTCTCACAATCTGAATCTGAAAAACGAGGAGATTAGCGCAGCTCAAAAAGCTTTGGATGAGCGCAAAAATGACCTGGAAATTAAAAGAAGTGAGCTTTCCGATATCGTTAGTGAGACTGAAAAGGAAGAAGAAGCCCTGCTGAAAAAGTCTGAAGAGTTCCAGCGTTATATTGAAGAAAGATTGCTTTCTGCCTATAAACGTATTCGTACCAATGCACGCAATGGTCTTGCTGTTGTGAGCGTTGAACGTGATGCCTGCGGAGGTTGCTTTAGCGCTATTCCGCCACAGCGTCAACTTGATATCAGAATTCACCGTAAAATTATTGTTTGTGAATATTGTGGACGAATTCTGGTTGACCATGGCCTAGCTGCCAGCATCAATCAATAATATTGTGATGAATACAATCATGTGAAGGGGGGAAGTGAAAGCTTTCCCCCTTTTTTAGAACTTAATTTTATGAAGAAATTTTTCGTTTTCATCGTCTTTTTGGGACTCCCGTTTTTGAGCCGGGCTAACGTTTATCAGATGAACGAAAATTGCCTTCAGGCTTACAGGCTTATTTTATCCCTTAGGTTCCAGGAAGCTGAAACCTTTTTGAAGGCCGAAAAAATGGCTCATCCTGAGAACAATATCGTTGATTATCTCGAAAACTATCAATGGTTTCTGAAGGTGATTATTTCTGAGGATGAGAATGTGTTTAAAAGCGAGGCAAACGCTAGACAACATAGACTGGACCGTTTTGAAATGGGGAATCCTGATTCTCCCTGGCACCTTTATTGCCAGGCCCAGTTGAATATGCAGTGGGCTTTTGCCAGGCTCAAGTTTGGTCAGTTTGCAACGGCTGCTTTGGAATTTAACAGAGCTTACCGCCAGTTGTTGAAGAATCAAAAGCTATTCCCTTCTTTTTTACCAAACAAGACTGCTTTAGGCTTGATGCATGTGCTAATTGGTTCCATTCCTGATGGGTATAAGTGGATTGCAAAAGCCGTTTCTGTTGATGGAACTGTAAATGAGGGGGTTGCTGAACTCCGGCAGGTGATGCGTCTATCAGAAGAGAAAACGCTTTTCCCGTTTTTGCAAACTGAAACGCTTTTTATGTATACTTTCATTACTTTCAACATGGCTTCTTCTACTGAAAATATGGCCGTGCTTGAAGGTTATCTGTCAAAAACAGAAATGAAAGCCCAAATTCAATCCAATCCTTTATTAACGTATGCGGCCTCATCTTACTTTCTACATACTGGTAAGAATGCACATGCGCTTGAAATATTGATGAATCGTCAGAAAAGTAATCTTTATTATCCGTTCTATTATCTTGATTATCTGACAGGGGTTGCCATGTTAAACAAACTTGATTTTGGTGCGCGTTTATATTTCTTAAGATATATCTATCACTTTAAAGGTGCTAGTTTTATTAAGTCAGCCTGTCAGCGTATAGCCTGGATTGGTTTGCTGAATAACGATGTAAAAGAATATCAGGCCTATATGGAAAGGGTTAAATTGCTGGGAAGAAAAGAGATTGATGGAGATAAGCAGGCTATGTTTGAAGCTAATCAAAAAGCGCCACCTGATGTCAATTTACTTAAAGCCCGCCTGTTGTTTGATGGAGGATATTATCAGCGCGCTGCTTCATTGCTGGAGGCAATCTCGAAAAATGACTTTATTGCGGCAAGGGAAAAGCTTGAATATACTTATCGCCTTGGCCGGATTTATGATGCCTGGGGAATCCCTGAAAAGGCTATTCCCTATTATAAACTTACAATCGCCGATGGAGCAGATAAGTCATGGTATTTTGCCGCTAACTCTGCGCTTCACCTTGGAATGATTTATGAAGCAGCAGGTAACCTTAAAGATGCCATAAATTGCTATGAGCGATGTCTTTCAATGGATTTTAAGGAATATAATTTCAGTATTACGCAAAAGGCCAGGGCTGGGCTCAATAGATTAAAGTAGAACACTTATAAAGAAATAGCAGCTTTTTCAAGCTGCTATTTCTTTATTATTTAATGAAGACTGGTTTTGTTATGGATGCTTAGTATTTTACACCTATTGTCATCAGAAACATATTATTATCCAGTTTAGTCATGGCCGGATTTACGTAATCTGAAGAGTATAGGTAGTACTCATCATCCTGTTGAGAATATACCCATGCCATATCTATAAAGAAATTTTTATCGCGGATGCCCAGCCCAAGCGAATAGCTCGAATTGGCCGAATTGGTTCCATTCTTATATGGATTGGCAGATAAAGAATATCCACCTCTGAAGTTAAGTGCTCCGTAACGCCATTCTGTTCCAAGACGCAGGTTTCCGGCTGTCAGATAGGCATTTCTGATGGTTTCATTCTCATTGTTAAAATCATAGTCAGGCGCTCTTAACCTGGCTGTTCCATAGTCTACATATTCATAATCGGCACTGATAACACCCGATTTGCCCACAATAATTCCAATACTGCCAATGGCGCGCATGGGTGTGGTTAATTCATATTCATAGAATCCCTCGGGTGAACGGGCTGTGAGCGTACGGCCATTATCAAAGTTAGATTTAATAGTCGCTTCCCAGTTGTCAGTCATCCCCGTATAAAATGTAGGTGTATGTATGGCTCCGCCAAGTCTTAACCAATCGGTTGCTCTGTAAATAAGGCCAAATTTGAAGTTAATACCGGTACCGGAGGTTTCCAGATTGTCGGTTCTGGTAAAGGAGTTCAAATAGTCACTATTCCCTTCAGTGTCCGTTTCGGTATAAGTAGATGTTTCTGTAAAGCGGATATATGGCACTCCAATGGTTGCACCCAAATACAGTTTGTCGCCATAATTGGCGCCTAATGTAAATACCATTTCGTTGAGGGAACCTTTTGTTTCAATACTTTTTCGTTGGTTTACACCTCCATTGGGCAAATCTGACTGATAGTTCCATGAGGCGGAATCGATGTTATCTCTCAAAAATAAAAGATCGGCATCATAGGCAAGTTTGGTGTTGTATTGGCCTAAATCACGCGGGTCAACGCCATAGGCATTGTCGAGATAGGGAGTAAGAAATGAACTGGAATTATTGAAACCTTCAATCATCATGCGGTTGTTGAAGTTGGCCAACCGGTTGATGCCGAAACCAAATTGTACATTTTTCCACAAAGATTGATTGCCTCGTGTAACGGGCGAGGTTGTCATAACAATACCTACACTTCCCAGGTTAAAATTATATCTGGAGTCATCACGGAACCGGCCGTTATAGGTTGCTTCAGTTTTACCGATGTAAAAAGAAGGAGAGATGCTGATTTCAGAGCTTTTGTAAAGCCCGATTCCTGCAGGGTTAAAACTGAGAGAGGTAAAATCAGCGCCCAGTGCACCAAAGGCGCCTCCCATTGCAGTAAAACGTGCTGTTCCTGAGGGGCTGAGTCTGGAGTAACGCAGTGCGTCAACTTCGCTTTGAGCCATTGCGCCAGTGCTGAAAGCGGTTATGAGTAGTAGGGCAACACTTAGCTTTTTCATAGTTATTAATGTTTAGTCAATTTATAATCTTTTCAGCTTAACCGTTTATCTGCGCCCACTGCCCGATGATGATCTTCCGCTGCCCGATGATGAGCTGCTGCTCGAAGAAGAGGAACGAGAGGGAGCAGAATAACTGCTGCCCGACGATGAAGAGGAGCGTGAAGGAGCTGAATAGCTGCTACCTGAAGATGACGAACGCGATGGTGCGCTGTAAGAGCTTCTTCCTTCCGAACGTGAAGGAGTTGACGGTGCAGAATATCTTTGTGGTTGTGATTGCTGTGGAGCTGCTTGTTGGCGGGGACGTTCTGAATTGTAATTGTATTGTCTTTGTGGCTCGCGCTGAACCGGAGCAACTTCACGCTGACGAGTTTGTTCTTGCTGCTGCCTTTGGGGGTTTACACCGCTTTCACGAATATTGCGATATTTTGGGCTGCTGTATTCGTTACTTGATTTAGGCTTTGCATAATTCGGAGCACTATATGATTGCGGGGTACGTGTATTAGACGGACTCATTTGCTGACGTTGGGGCTGTTGTCCCTGTGGACGGGTATATTCCTGACGTTGTGGTGCAGAGTACCTTTCGGCAGGTCTGCTTTGAATTTCACGCCCAGGATTGGTTGTTCCGGGTTGAGAAGTGCGACCGGGAGCCGGGCTTACCGAATTGTTGTCTACCGGTCTGACTTCACGGCCGGGAGCCGGGCTTACCGAATTGTTGTCAACTGGTCTGGTTTCACGGCCTTGAGCAGGCAATGCCCTTGCATTTTCTGCAGGTTGAGTCTGGCGGCCTGGCGCTGGTATGGCTTTGGTATTTTCAGCAGGTTGTGCCGAGCGACCAGGGGCAGGTAAAGCTCTGTTGTTATCAGCTGGCTTTGCTTCGCCTGCAGATACATTATTAACTCTCCCGCTTTCTGTTGTTTTAACCTGGCGAGGATTAATTCCTCTGCCTTCAGTGCCTACACCAATGGCTGATGAGCGATGTCCTTCAATTCGTCCGCTGTTGACGGCCTGTTCGTAACGTTCGCCAAAAGTACTGTTTCTACCGCTACTGGTTCTGTTGTTACCTGAGCTGCCTCCGAGCCCCGAGTCGCGATGTCCGTAATAGTAAGAGTTATTGTCATAGCTATTGTAATAGTTGTTTGAACCGTCATAATAGCCATTCCAGTAGCCATTCCAATATCCGTGGCGGTAACCACTCCAATAATTATAGCCTGAACCCCATCCATAACTATAGTAAGGATAATAATCCCAGGCTGAATAGCCCCAGCCATAAGAGGGGTAGCCCCATCCGAAATACATACTTGAATAGCTCGGATACCACCAGTTATATCCTAAATAGATGCTTGTTCCCCAGCTCCATGGATTGTAATCATACCAGTAAAGGTTGGTATAATATGGGGCATAGTAACTATCATAGTACACATTTGAGTGGAAACGGCGCAATCTGGCAGCATAGGCATAGTCATAATAATCATCTTCATTGTAATAATTATTGGTAACATAAGTGTTGCCGGTTCCGGGGTCGGTATATTGCTCGCTGGTTGCGTAATTGTAATCATCAGTATAATAGGTAGTATCAGGCGCGTTGTAGCTGTCATCAGTATATGTTTCCTGCTGATAACTTTTTTCAGCCCGAGTATAATTGTCGGGGTTTGCTGAAGTCTGATTGGAATTTGGGGCCTGACTGGTATTTACCTGAGGAGCCGGTGCTGCTACTGCATCTTTAGGTGAATAGTAAAGGTCGTCATAAGTAGCACGGGCCTGATACTGTGTGGTGCAGGATGTCAGAAGCAGGGCTGTTGCAGCAACAAATGCGAGTAAGGTTTTCATTTTTATTCCTCCCTTTGGTTTGCAGTGATTGTTGGTCTGGTGTTTGTCAGATGTTTTAACTGCGTTAAATTTATTAATTTTGTGCCGCTTTCGCGGATGATATATTTCACACCCGAAAAATAACAAATACTATACCACAAATAAAGAAATGGCTAAAGATTTTCCTACAAGGGCTGAAAATTATGCTCAATGGTACAACGACCTGGTTATCAAGGCTGATATG
This region of Lentimicrobiaceae bacterium genomic DNA includes:
- a CDS encoding AhpC/TSA family protein, giving the protein MKRFRFYFCFSVILSLLFFSECGDRNHAAFSTINGSLSPSGSEPFFLISVDTSAFNKIDSVVPDNKGKFTFRFKPEHPGIFHLSKKTRLVAPLVIFPGDNINISIRQDSVWVTGGKEAGLFFTFRQMITNCEAYADSLGTELILARDMDNYTEIKAETDAAYAKMMQMAKQEAVDFVVKHPSALSQLLVMNSKIQQVYLFDETIDSSWFFYTDSALMSHFADNPHVIANHRRIKSLRISLKTERDARKSMQIGQISPELNLPGLHGKPVSLRSLKHKYTLVYFWSPIDAPSRKANLELKNIYEQYKNHDVEVYAVSFDQYAERWKAAINLDKLWWTNVNDTLMLNSPVAQAWNIQKLPLFVLLDKQGRILERFTNTKTLRQWLEEKKLP
- a CDS encoding purine-nucleoside phosphorylase codes for the protein MLTKIKESVDYINQFVKEAPEAGIILGTGLGGLTREIITEKEIPYSEIPNFPVSTVEGHKGQLIFGTLGGKRIVAMQGRFHFYEGWTMQEIVFPIRVMKALGIKILFVSNASGGLNPGFEVGDIMFITDHINLMGTNPLIGKNYDELGPRFPDMSEAYDRTILDKASDIASRNQIPFRTGVYAAVTGPTFETPAEYRYIHVIGADAVGMSTVPEVIAARHMNIPVFAVSVISDLGVPGKIVEVSHKIVIDAASKAEPLMTRIISELLREVSL
- the lpxK gene encoding tetraacyldisaccharide 4'-kinase; translated protein: MEFLRLLVLPFSLLYGLVISIRNLLFELKILPSEQFPLKIISVGNLSAGGTGKTPHVEYLIRLLSPETTLCTLSRGYGRKTKGFIAASEKDDALSIGDEPMQYYKKFSNISVFVDENRRRGIKNILSNNPSIRALLLDDAFQHRYVKPGLSILLTDYHKLYYNDYLIPSGTLREPIRGAARADIVIITKTPKVLSPFVRRKIVNDLKLKPHQKVYFSYIKYGQIHALWKADFKFLPEKKYSHILLFAGIANPYPLQDQLRKHCNELTTMLFPDHHQYTLSDLEVIKRNFDDLYSRNKLLITTEKDAMRLITDELMEKAIQMPVHYLPIEVDFHGGDKSQFDEQIRTYVNKN
- a CDS encoding Nif3-like dinuclear metal center hexameric protein, with product MLIKDIIKVIEFTAPLQLQESYDNSGLLTGHPLNEANGALITLDVTEAVIDEAIGKGLNLIIAHHPVIFKALKRINGNNEVERCVIKAIRHDIALYAAHTNLDNVSQGVNAMLCSKLGIGKTKILSPVQGVLRKLVVFVPENYANQVRQAMFDAGAGQIGNYDSCSFNLSGDGTFRAGEGTLPFVGEKGVLHTEKETRIETIIPSYLESKVMNAVFSAHPYEEVAWDSYALTNQAPVFGAGMIGLLEKEMHETEFLNKVKDILGSACIKYSPLTGKKVRKIAVCGGSGNFLIADAMRTGADVFLTGELKYHDYFLAEGKILLVEAGHFETEQFTKELLYQVVKEKFPTFALQISSINTNPVNCL
- a CDS encoding tetratricopeptide repeat protein, which translates into the protein MKKFFVFIVFLGLPFLSRANVYQMNENCLQAYRLILSLRFQEAETFLKAEKMAHPENNIVDYLENYQWFLKVIISEDENVFKSEANARQHRLDRFEMGNPDSPWHLYCQAQLNMQWAFARLKFGQFATAALEFNRAYRQLLKNQKLFPSFLPNKTALGLMHVLIGSIPDGYKWIAKAVSVDGTVNEGVAELRQVMRLSEEKTLFPFLQTETLFMYTFITFNMASSTENMAVLEGYLSKTEMKAQIQSNPLLTYAASSYFLHTGKNAHALEILMNRQKSNLYYPFYYLDYLTGVAMLNKLDFGARLYFLRYIYHFKGASFIKSACQRIAWIGLLNNDVKEYQAYMERVKLLGRKEIDGDKQAMFEANQKAPPDVNLLKARLLFDGGYYQRAASLLEAISKNDFIAAREKLEYTYRLGRIYDAWGIPEKAIPYYKLTIADGADKSWYFAANSALHLGMIYEAAGNLKDAINCYERCLSMDFKEYNFSITQKARAGLNRLK